The DNA region aaaacagacgtgaacaaaattaatttaaaggaGAATGAGTTATAACTACCTAGGTATAAAGCATTGAACAGCCATTTGCACTTCTAGCAAAGCAAAGATCACAGTAGTTTACATACACATATGACACACAAGATGAAAAGAACAGATAATGTAGCAGTATTGCACAGTTAGGAGAACTAACTAGAGACTACATGCTAAGCATGCTAAAAATCACTTTCTACAAGCTTAGAGAAGCAGGAGCTTTCTCTAATCACGGCATAGCATGCTGATGCATTGACCAGAGAAGTTCAATTTGCTTACCTCCTGTAAAAGATCTGCCTGCTCAATAGCTTTGAGAACATTTTTCTTAGAAGTCTCCTGAACTTCCCCTCCCAAAAGGAATTCATCCAGAATGAAATAGGCTTTTTCAAAATTGAAGATGATATCAAGTTCACATACCTGAAAAGAACATTGAGCATTACTGCAAACAGGGCTGATACCACCTACTGACCTGTCCTCTTACAAAACTTAACTCGCTCTCAGCTCCACCAAATCAAGATATTAGCCTTAGGCTATACCTTTTTGAGATGTGAGGCAACACACATCACTCATTTGAGACCAAACTAAATGAAAAGTATCTTTTTTGCTACAGTTAAAAACAATTATAGCAGCCTCTTTCTTTGAAAAGTGTTTTCATagcttaaaaaaattttaattcaTAACTTTGTCTTACGTGGCCATTTATAAGGCATGAGAACACCCCTGTAAAAGTTCTCTTCTAGCTTGCTTTATCCAAAGTGATTTTATCTAACTCCATACGCTCTTACAGAAATTTTACAACATCATATTCTCAATTTTTTATTCATTCTGTGCATGTCCTAGTCAAAGGCTGCAGAATGATGAGCAGGAGTTCTTCTAAAAGCACCAATACGTACTATTACAATTCCATTTGAATTTGGTATCTGGGAAAGCAGATGTCTGTCTTCTCTTATCCTACCCCTGCTATTAGTTCACAAGAAACTGCCTGATTTGGAAGCAGATGTAAGAAGTGCTGATGGGGGGGGAGTATATACACAAAAGAGCAGTGCCAAGGAGAGGGAAAGCTGAGAGACTAGACAGAAAGCTAAGGATTCATAAAATTTTATCCAAACTCAAGGGAGATCCCTGAGTGCTAAGAAAAGGAACAAATATGGGCAATTAATATCACATTAACAACAGTCATCTTTCCACAAATTCATcatttaattttctattttaagttAGATAGTCAACCATCAGTTTCGTTTGACCAAAAACCATGAAATTTGTTAGATATATCTTTTCAAAAGCTAGTTGATCATTATTTTATGCCACAGCACTTTTAAAAAGTGACACAGTAAAGTACACACTATGAATCTGTAAAAAATTAACCAAAAAAGCAGCACTAACTCACACTGCCAAAATACTTGTCAAGAAGTTCCACATAGCGATGAATTATTTCCAGAGTTATTAGTTCATTGTCCTGATCTTCAATAGCACAGCAGAAATAAAGGCTTGCATATCTGTAATAACAAAATAATCTTTACATTAGCATAAGAACATCAGCAAAATGAATGTATTTGAGAGGTGTTCAGTTCTCAGCAGTCCCTCATACTGAAGTCTACCACCATACTGTTATTCTGTATAAAGAGCCTCACAAGTACTACCAGGAGAATGACTAAGACACCAGCAGACATACATGTGCACAGAAAGGGATCTGCTTCCTTGAGTCAAGCAAGACTTCAGTCTTTATCATCCTTTAACTGATGGGATTAAATTAGCGTCAGAAGtggctggaaaagaaaatatatttttaatttgttagcCTCCTGTCGAAGTTTTGAAGcaagatgtttttttctgttatctCTAACACCCAAGCACTGGTCTGTTAACCAACAGATTACATCCTTAAATTTGTAACACACAAGCTACACACATGGATATTAACAACCACTGAAAATGTGCTAACTAGGATAGGTAAAATGAACTAGCAATTTAAGATATACCAAGTTTTGTAATCAAACAGTTCAGAAGTTGGTCTTTAGAGAGgcttaaaaaaaacaccaaataaaAAAACACTAGCAACTGGCATATGCCCCAACTGCTATTAAGTCAACAACTCAATCACTACCAACTCCTCTGATATCAAGCTAAGGGAGAGGCCATCTGCAAGTCACTAGCAATCCACTCTCATCCAGAAGACAAAGAATTCTTTACTTCAGATATGATCTTGAATTCCACTTTTAACAAAAAAGACCCCTGCATCCATTCTACTGTATCTCTCCATACACTcctacatgttaaaaaaaaaaaatgcaaaaaggaaacaggaaagctGAAAAAATCCATTGAGTCTTCTCTAAGAAAACACCAAAATGATAGGGCATACAGACACATGGCAGAAATGAGATCTCATATAAGTTACCAGTTAGAGCCAGTGTTATGTGAACCAAGAAcagcttttattttgcttgtttagAGAGAATAACAGGCAACAATAAGCATTCCTTGAGTAGCTAACCCTATTGAAACAGAAGTCATTCAGATGTGAATGCCAAGTTTATAAGATGCATATTCTTTTCCCACACACAGAAATGCACATATCTTTTAAAGGTTACAAAGGAATTTTATCAGCTGGGGCATAGCAAGTACCAGAAGAAATTCTCAGACTTTGGGTGGAAGAAGTCATGcaagaaatttttgttttgtaatatggaaaaaaatatgaaattatatGAATAGCAATACTACCATACAGGTGACCTACACCTATGTTTCTTGCTGTAAGTAAGCAttttaactgggggggggggggggggggattttggcCAATTAAACCCCATGCCACTTTCACCCTCTCCTTCAGGATATCTCTGAGTTTCCCTACTTGCTCCAGGATGTCAGTAGCATCATCTCAAACTGAGCCTgttctaagggaaaaaaaaaaaaaaaaactaaagagCATATGTTAAGCATTTTCTTGCTAGCACTTGCAATGAACTACCATTTGCCTTGTCTACCTTTAGAAAAAACACACTATCTTGCTTTCTTGTGttatttcctaaaaaaaaaatcttatccctCTAGCATAGCCATGGCCGAAGACATCTTCAGCTAAATATCTCAGGGCTATAAAAGAACAAATTACTCCTGTCCTTCTTCAAATAACAGTACCTACTCTGCCAATTTCAAACCAAACTTCACCCAAGCTCTTAACCTCAAGAATATAATTGGACTATTGCTCCTAAGTCTGATGTGCTGTAAATACCCCTGTCTTGGTACTCACAGAGGAAGGTTTCTAGCCAATTTCTGTTAAAATTTGTCTCCCACTTCCTAAGCTAGCATCATTTATGATTTGCACGTCCCACTTCCACTCTGCTCTAGTTAAATCGAACTGATATGGCTTCATCATGCACAAACGATCAGAATCACTTTTATCCAAAAGTTTAAACTTTCTATTACATAAAAGTTACTGCCTACAATTTCTTTCCATCCTGCCACAAAACCTGACTTCAGATGCTGGGTGAGACATCTCCCTTCAATGAGGCTCTTAACATTTAAATTCccttgttcttttatttcttcaccaTTGTGACTTGTTAATTCAGAAGTCCTATCTGAGCACCGTTTTCTGATTTTACAGTGTTGCTTTTGTCCCTAACTTTAATACTTCAAGGATATTTACAGTCATTGTAGTAGCCTGCAAGATGCAATTTGTATAAGGTATTTTTTAGacaaagttgtttaaaaaaagtattggAAAGTGATACTCTACAGAAAAATTAGGCTTTCAAACCTAATGAGAAATTTCTAAATCAAACTCCATGTTAGTTTTAGGACATTAGTTGATGCTTACTCTAATTAGTAGCACTAAGACTAAATCCATTTAAACAAAACTTCTTCCATATTCAGATGAGCAGCACTGATTACGATGAAGTATAGTCAAACTGTTCCCTTCCAGTGCTTAGACACAAGTTGAATCTCATAACAGTAGTCCTCATCAAATCAAATTTGActcaaatatttgaaattttttcCACACAGGACAGTCCTTTTGTGTTTCTCTGTTACTTAAAAGTTTCTTTGATGCACAAAACTATTTTaagtagaaaaaacaaaaaacaaaggagGTTCTAGTTAACCTAGAACACTTTGCAGGCAACTAGTCTGCTCTCAGTGtcctcatttaaaagaaaacataacatACTTTTGAAAGACTTTATTTAGTAGCTGTTGAGTAGAGTACACTTTCAAGCTCTGCCAATTGCAGTTTCAGAGAAAAGACTACTGAGGAACAAAGCTACTTGGTGGGCATCTTAACACAAAATGGAGGCCCGGGTATCTATTATTatatgcagaaaacatttttcaagttttattGAGTAAGAGCCATGACTAATGGAGGACTGcccaacaaaagaaaatgaactcAGATCCAATATGCCCACTCTGCAAAAAAGGGAATAATATACACAAGTCAACCATAATTGCAAAGGGCACGTGCATACTGCAAAGTTATACATTTGTTAAGACACAAATTCTCAAAGACAACAGTTTGTtggatttttcccccctctctcctgGCCAGGGCTCAAGAAGAATGTGTCAATATATATTCTTGAGCAGACAAACTAGAGATTTTGCCAAGTCCAGAAGCCTACATGAAGAGTGTCTACACAGAAATGAGTAGA from Apteryx mantelli isolate bAptMan1 chromosome 1, bAptMan1.hap1, whole genome shotgun sequence includes:
- the AP1S2 gene encoding AP-1 complex subunit sigma-2 isoform X1, whose amino-acid sequence is MQFMLLFSRQGKLRLQKWYVPLSDKEKKKITRELVQTVLARKPKMCSFLEWRDLKIVYKRYASLYFCCAIEDQDNELITLEIIHRYVELLDKYFGSVCELDIIFNFEKAYFILDEFLLGGEVQETSKKNVLKAIEQADLLQEEAETPRSVLEEIGLT
- the AP1S2 gene encoding AP-1 complex subunit sigma-2 isoform X2; the protein is MQFMLLFSRQGKLRLQKWYVPLSDKEKKKITRELVQTVLARKPKMCSFLEWRDLKIVYKRYASLYFCCAIEDQDNELITLEIIHRYVELLDKYFGSVCELDIIFNFEKAYFILDEFLLGGEVQETSKKNVLKAIEQADLLQESQNEDWGGLSEDIL
- the AP1S2 gene encoding AP-1 complex subunit sigma-2 isoform X3, whose product is MQFMLLFSRQGKLRLQKWYVPLSDKEKKKITRELVQTVLARKPKMCSFLEWRDLKIVYKRYASLYFCCAIEDQDNELITLEIIHRYVELLDKYFGSVCELDIIFNFEKAYFILDEFLLGGEVQETSKKNVLKAIEQADLLQEPRHEYFNVPVY